The sequence GCAAAATTTGACGAGCTTACACCCGGGAAATTTCTAATCTATCAAATACCCTAGGAAAGCGAGAATTCAGCAATGTAAGGTGAGTGCGAATTTCCTGCGCTTGAAGGGTTCAATTTAGACATCCTAGTGATGAGGCGTTCCTTGATTGCGGCTATGAAGTGGCCACCGAGATTGTTGAGCATCTTCCAAAGATCGCCCCAGGATGGCGAAGCAGTCGATCAGCAAGATACATGGGATGAAGAGAGACCGTACCAGCAGATACAGAATGTGTATTGACGGCGGCCGGGAGCAGACCGATGTCGATGAGGCACTTGTGACGGCAGGCACCGCGGATGGTGGCGATGCGGTCGGCGCGGGCGTTGTAGAGGAGATCGGCGGTTGGGCCGGTGACTCCGTTGACTTTCAGGCGGTGGTAGACTTCTTTTTCTTTTCGCCCCACAGAACCATATTCAGCCCCATGGGGTAGAGACGGTGTTCTTCGATTCCAGCATCGGGAATGATGTCGGTTTGGGATGCATCGTCCTGTTGTGCGCCGGGAGAGGTGTAGGGGTCCATGATTGATCCGGTTGGTTGTTAGCCGGGTCGCCGGAAAAATGGCAAATCGGAAAGGAAGGGAAGGACGGGCGGCTTGCTCCGTTTTGTCGTCAGGTGTCCGATCTTGCTTCGCCGGAATGACTGGAAAAGGATTGGCGTGACGCTTCCAGCATTGTTTCGATCTTCACTCATCCCACCACCATGGCTGCTTTCGGCTTCCGCCCGGTTCGTGCCCTTCTCGCCATCGCTATGACCATTGCGGCGACCCTGGCCTGCAGTTGTGCCCGCCACCCGCAATTGGTGCGGGTGATTTCCCAAAAACCGAATTATGAGGTGGAGGAGGTTCGCCTTATCGGACGGCCGATCTTGTCGGGCGAGAATTCACTTCAAGTCGGCGGCTCCAAGGTCTTTCCATACAAACGTGACCTGTCCTCCAACCTGACGACCGAGATTCTTAAACAGAAGCTCGATCCGAAGAAGTCCTACAGCTTTTATGTCTATACGACGGATCAGACCTTTCCCTCCTCGCCGTTCCTGAACAGGAGCGAGGCCCATCTTTCGAAGATCGAGGACGGTGGCAAGATGATCGCCGATGCCTCGATCTGCGAGGTCCACCACTGTCCGATGGAGTTCGTGGCGGAAGATTTCATCACATGGCAACTCCGTTCCAAGAAGGAGGAGCATCTGATGGACCAAGTGTACCGCCATCATGCTCTCACCACACCGGGCGACTGCGGGGTTGGTTACTATGACTGGACCTGGCGCTGCCCGAAATGTGCGGCAGCGGTGAAGGCTTTCAAATCGAAGTACCCAGTCTGGGAGTGAGCCGCTCTTTGATGGCGTGCCGATGAGATGAAGAACGGGACAGGAATGTCCCTACTCCCAGTTAGGGCAGAATCAATCCCCCGACTTCAGCACCTTGATGAAGGCGTCCTGGGGGATGTTGACCTTGCCGAACATCTTCATCTTCTTCTTACCTTCCTTCTGCTTCTCGAGGAGCTTGCGCTTGCGGGTGATGTCGCCGCCGTAGCACTTGGCGGTGACGTTCTTGCGCATGGCGCTGATGCTCTCGCGGGCGACGATCTTGCCGCCGACGGCGGCCTGGATGGCGACGACGAAGAGGTGGGCGGGAATGACTTCCTTGAGCTTGCCGGCGAGGACGCGGCCGTACGACTCGGCCTTGTCGCGGTGGACGATGGTGGAGAAGGCCTCGACCGGATCACCGGCGATGAGCATGTCCATCTTCACCATGTTGGCCGGGCGGTAGCCGGCGTGCTCGTAGTCCATCGAGCCGTAGCCGCGGGTCATGGACTTCAGCTTGTCGTTGAAGTCGACGAGGATTTCGCCGAGCGGGAGGACGCAGGAGAGCATGACGCGCATGTCGTCGATGGTCTCGGTGTTGGTGACCTCGCCGCGCTTTTCGAGGACGAGCTGCATCATGTCACCGATGTAGTCGCCGGGGACCATGATGTAGACGTTCACGACGGGCTCGCGGATCTCCTGGATGACCTGGGTTTCCGGGAAGAAGGTGGGATTGTCCACGATCAGCTCCGAGCCATCCGTGAGCGTGACCTGGTAGATCACGGACGGGTAGGTGGAGATCACGTCCATGTTGAACTCACGGCGCAGGCGCTCCTGGATGATCTCCATGTGGAGCAGGCCGAGGAAGCCGCAGCGGAAGCCGAAGCCGAGGGCGGTGGAGCTTTCCGAGCCGTAGGTGAAGGCGGCGTCGTTGATCTGGAGCTTGGCCATGGCGGCCTTGAGCGCCTCGTAGTCGGAGGATTCCACCGGGTAGATGCCCGAGAAGACCATCGGCTGGATCTCCTTGTAGCCGGGGAGCGGCTCCGGGCAGGGGTGGGTGTTGTCGGTGATGGTATCGCCGATCTTCGCCTCATCGGCGGATTTCATGTTGGCGATCACGTAGCCCACATCCCCGGCGACGAGCTGGGGGCGGGCGCTCATCTTCGGGGTGAAGACGCCCACTTCCTTGACCTCGTAGGTCTTGCCGGTGTGCATCAGCTTGATGCGTTGGCCCTTTTTCACGGAGCCGGAGAAGACGCGGACGTAGGAGACCACGCCGCGGTAGGTGTCGTAGATGGAATCGAAGACCGAGCAGCGCAGCAGCTTGTCCGGGTTCTCGACCGGGGCCGGGACGCGTGCGACGACGGCTTCGAGGATGTCGATGATGCCGATGCCGGCCTTCGCGGAGGCGGGGATGGCGTCCTCGCCGGGGATGGCGAGGATGTCCTCGAGCTGGCGGCGGCACTTCTCGACGTCGGCGGCGGGGAGGTCGATCTTGTTGAGGACCGGGATGATGACGAGGTTCTGGGCGTGGGCGAGGTGGAGGTTCGCCACGGTCTGGGCCTCCACGCCCTGGGCGGCGTCCACCATCAGGATCGCGCCCTCGCAGGCGGCCAGCGAGCGGGCAACCTCGTAGGAGAAGTCGACGTGACCGGGCGTGTCCAACAGGTTGAGCTTGTAGGTCTTGCCGTCCTTGGCCTTGTACTCCATCGCCACCGGGTGGGACTTGATGGTGATGCCCTTCTCGCGCTCCAGGTCCATGGCGTCGAGGAGCTGCTCCTTTTCGTCGCGCTGGGCCACGGTATTGGTCGCGCCCATGAGGCGGTCGGACAGCGTGGTCTTCCCGTGATCGATGTGGGCGATGATCGAGAAATTGCGTGTCAGGCTGGTAGGCATGGTGTTACGGGGACCGGGACAGGGCGGAAAAAGCGTGCGGGAGGGGCGGAAGAGAAGCACGAAATCGCTGAAAGGCACGCAAAATTACAGCCTGTATACCCGGACCGCCACGCCGCAGTGGCGGAATCGTCAAACCTTTGCTAGGAACAACAGAAGTGAGCCAGCGATTCCAGATTGAAGAACTTGTGGCGCAGGACGAGCACGGCGTCGTCTTCCATGCCACGGACAGCGAAACCGGCGGCGAGGTGGCGGTGCGGCGGATTTTCCCGTTCGGCGCGGACGGCGGCGGCCTCAATGAGGAGCAGCGCGCCACCTATGAGGCCAGCATCGGTAAATTCGCTGCCGTGAAGCACG comes from Luteolibacter sp. LG18 and encodes:
- the lepA gene encoding translation elongation factor 4; this encodes MPTSLTRNFSIIAHIDHGKTTLSDRLMGATNTVAQRDEKEQLLDAMDLEREKGITIKSHPVAMEYKAKDGKTYKLNLLDTPGHVDFSYEVARSLAACEGAILMVDAAQGVEAQTVANLHLAHAQNLVIIPVLNKIDLPAADVEKCRRQLEDILAIPGEDAIPASAKAGIGIIDILEAVVARVPAPVENPDKLLRCSVFDSIYDTYRGVVSYVRVFSGSVKKGQRIKLMHTGKTYEVKEVGVFTPKMSARPQLVAGDVGYVIANMKSADEAKIGDTITDNTHPCPEPLPGYKEIQPMVFSGIYPVESSDYEALKAAMAKLQINDAAFTYGSESSTALGFGFRCGFLGLLHMEIIQERLRREFNMDVISTYPSVIYQVTLTDGSELIVDNPTFFPETQVIQEIREPVVNVYIMVPGDYIGDMMQLVLEKRGEVTNTETIDDMRVMLSCVLPLGEILVDFNDKLKSMTRGYGSMDYEHAGYRPANMVKMDMLIAGDPVEAFSTIVHRDKAESYGRVLAGKLKEVIPAHLFVVAIQAAVGGKIVARESISAMRKNVTAKCYGGDITRKRKLLEKQKEGKKKMKMFGKVNIPQDAFIKVLKSGD